From a single Nicotiana tabacum cultivar K326 chromosome 8, ASM71507v2, whole genome shotgun sequence genomic region:
- the LOC142163141 gene encoding uncharacterized protein LOC142163141, giving the protein MGQPQAIMPDQVQGQGVQDAPPPVPTVVPTVVSPADAMARLLNVLEALVPTQGGSSAPQATLQTQAPAQTQNLGNKEVSLQEFLKLKSPKFTGSDNSTDPQSFLDGTLKALRALGCSSERVVELIAYKLEDMANTWYETVLLGRSVGATPLTWDEFTKLFKNHFLPDSLTQQYARNLERLVQTPNMDVSTYKTKFCKLAIYALYLVPTEEARVLRFVNGLGRDERATSDLRKKAKTGGSFSSGFSENRRPRNQGQQQQGSQTGTHLSSQTTYIPHYRQGTRGSSAFGHRNSGQIYATTPVYQTCGTGNRGRGDGDCANVNQGQGNAGRGQARVFAFTRQDAQASNAAVTNILSVCSFDALALIDPGSTHSYVSSYFALRFSRYSKLLNDPFLVATPIGESLLTEYVYRACQIRVEGKDTLADLIVLDIIDFDMLIRMDWLSSCYDIVDCHAKIVNFEIPNEPRFILRGSQVPETCKIMSFMKAQRLLKKGCLGLLAIVNDIRKETFSIENVPIVRQFSDVFPEDLPGLPPVQEMDFGFLQNSSAAEQANTEKCKVLVEGGM; this is encoded by the exons ATGGGTCAACCCCAAGCTATTATGCCAGATCAAGTGCAAGGGCAAGGAGTTCAGGATGCTCCACCACCAGTGCCAACTGTTGTACCTACTGTTGTCTCACCTGCAGATGcaatggcaaggttattgaatGTGTTAGAGGCATTGGTGCCTACTCAGGGAGGAAGTTCTGCTCCTCAGGCTACTTTACAAACACAAGCACCTGCACAGACTCAGAATTTGGGGAATAAAGAAGTATCCCTACAAGAGTTTCTgaaattgaaatcaccaaaattcacagGTTCCGATAATTCAACAGATCCTCAAAGTTTCTTGGATGGGACACTCAAGGCATTACGTGCTCTAGGATGTTCTAGTGAGAGAGTTGTGGAGCTCATAGCATACAAACTAGAGGATATGGCCAACACATGGTATGAAACTGTATTGCTAGGAAGGTCAGTAGGAGCAACACCACTGACATGGGATGAGTTCACTAAGTTGTTCAAGAATCATTTCCTTCCCGACAGCCTGACGCAACAATATGCTAGAAACCTTGAGAGATTGGTTCAGACTCCAAATATGGATGTGTCAACATATAAAACTAAGTTTTGTAAGCTAGCTATATATGCTCTTTACTTAGTGCCTACTGAAGAAGCTCGAGTTCTGAGATTTGTTAATGGATTG GGACGTGATGAACGTGCAACTAGTGATTTACGTAAGAAGGCCAAGACAGGAGGGTCTTTTAGCAGCGGTTTTAGTGAAAATCGAAGACCAAGAAATCAGGGACAACAACAACAGGGTTCTCAGACAGGGACACACTTGTCTTCACAGACCACATACATACCACATTATAGACAGGGTACTAGGGGGTCGTCAGCATTTGGACATCGTAATTCTGGGCAGATATATGCCACTACTCCAGTCTACCAGACATGTG GTACAGGAAATAGAGGTCGAGGTGATGGAGATTGTGCTAATGTGAATCAAGGACAAGGGAATGCTGGTAGAGGTCAGGCAagagtttttgcatttactagacaAGATGCTCAGGCCTCGAATGCGGCGGTTACAAATATTCTTTCTGTCTGTTCATTTGATGCACTtgcgttgattgatccaggatctactcaCTCCTATGTGTCCTCGTACTTTGCTTTGAGGTTTAGTAGATATTCTAAGCTATTGAATGATCCTTTTCTAGTTGCTACTCCTATTGGAGAGTCTCTATTAACTGAATACGTATATCGTGCTTGTCAGATTCGGGTTGAGGGTAAAGATACTCTAGCTGACCTTATTGTACTTGATATAATTGACTTTGACATGCTGATaagaatggattggttatcttcttgcTATGATATAGTTGATTGTCATGCAAAGATAGTAAATTTTGAGATACCAAATGAACCCCGTTTTATTTTAAGAGGGAGTCAGGTTCCAGAGACTTGCAAAATTAtgtcttttatgaaggctcagcGACTTCTGAAGAAAGGTTGCTTGGGTCTCTTAGCTATTGTAAATGACATAAGAAAGGAAACATTTAGTATAGAAAATGTACCAATAGTGAGAcaattttctgatgtatttcctgaggaTTTACCAGGATTGCCTCCAGTACAAGAAAtggactttg